The Trueperaceae bacterium genomic sequence ATCCAGGAGGTGAGGCCCAGCACCACGATCACCGCTTGGGGAGAGGTGCCGAACAGGGCCAGAACGCTCAGCAGCAGGAAAAAGAGCGGAATGGCCATCACCGCGTCGGTGAAGCGCATGATCACGCTGTCCACCCAGCCTCGGTAGTAGCCGCTGAGGGAACCGAGGATGGTCCCGGTGACGACCCCAAGCACCATCACCAGGAAACCCACCGCCAGTGAGGTGCGCGCACCGAATATCAGGCGTGTGAGCACGTCGCGGCCCACCTCATCTGTTCCCAGCCAGTGCTCGGACGAGGGAGGCGCGAAGGCGTTGATTGGGTCTGTAGTGATCGGATCGTATGGGGTGAGAAAGGGGGCGAGCAGGGCAACCGCGATCAGCAGCAGCAGGTAGCAGGCACCGGCCACCGACAGCGGATTGGCCAGGAACCGCCTGAGCGCCTTCCCGCTGCGGAGTCCCGGGGCTGCCTCGTCGGGCGTCTCCGTGATGGCACCAGCTATTCCGGTGTTCACGGGGCAGGTCTCCACCGGGGCAGCTGCAACCGATGCGCTCCCAGGAGGCGGGTCATTCGAGCTTCACCCTTGGGTCGAGCAGGGCGTAGAACATGTCGACGATGAGATTGGTCATTACCACCAGGATGGACGCGACGAGGCTGAGCCCCATCACCAGCGGGAAGTCCCGCGCCAACGCCGACTGCACGGCCAGCCTGCCCATGCCGGGCCAGGCGAACACCTGCTCCGTAATCACCGAACCGCTCAGAAGTTGCGGCACCAGTAGTCCGATGACCGTGACGACCGGGAAGAGGGCGTTGCGAAGTGTGTGCTTGTAAAGGACGACCCGGTCGACCAGCCCTTTGGCGCGGGCGGTTCGTACGTAATCCTGACCCAGCACCTGGAGCATGCTCGAGCGGGTGTAGCGCACGATATTCGGCAAAGTGACCGTCGCCAGCACCGAAGCTGGCAGAACCAGATGGGTGAGACGGTCGAGCAGGTCGAATCCGCGGCTCGCGCTGAGCCCGCCGGTGGGCAACCAGTTGAGGGTGACGCCGAAGAGCATGATCAGGAGGATGCCAAGCCAGAAGGCGGGTATCGAGAGCCCGAAGAAGCTGAAGGTCGTTGCCAGGTAGTCGAGCACACTGTAACGGCGGGTGGCCGACAGCACCCCCAGCGGGATGCCTACCAGGACCGAGATCAGCAACGCCGCACCGCCGAGCAGCAGTGTGTTGGGGAGCCGGTCGGCGATGAGTTCGCCGACCGGCATGCTGTACTGGTAGGAGCTTCCGAAGTCGAGCCGGAGCGCTGAGGAGATCCAGGCCAGGTAGCGCAGATGCAGGGGAGCGTCGAGCCCGAAATCGGCGGCGATCCGCTCCCGTTCGACCTCGCTGAACGACATGTTGGCGAGGATCGAGGGGCCGCCGGGCGCCAGATTCACCACCGTGAAGGTGATGAGACTCACCAGCCAGATCACCAGCACCGCCTGGGCCAGCCGTTTGATCAGGAAGGACGGCATCGGCTCCTCTCGGCTCGTCCCTGTGCTCTGCTACCCATCGGACTCACTCCATGCGCCACTCGTGGATGTACTGCAGTGCCGGCCGGTAACCTATCGCCTCGGGCACCCCTTCGAGGTTGGCGTCCATCGCCACGATCTCGTCTGGGTACCAGAGGTAGATCATGGGCAGGTCCTCGGCGAGAAGTTGCTGGAGCTCGTGGTAGATCTGAACGCGCTCCTGCGGGTCGCTCGTTTCGCGTCCGCGTTGCAGCAGGGCATCGGCCTCGTCGCTCCGGTACATCGTGGCGTTGTTGCCGCCTTCGGCAGCGGACGAGTGGTAGTACGGGAAGATGTCGGGATCGGGCGGCGTTACCCACCAGCCGAGAAGCATGTCGAAGTCGCGAGGTACGAGCGCTTCCGAAACGAAGCTGTTGAATTCCAGGCCCTGCAACTCGGTACCGATACCGATGTCACGGAAGTACTGCTGCAGCAAGGTACCCACCTGGGCGAAGACCTGCACGTTGGGGTAGGTGATGGTGAAGGAGAACG encodes the following:
- a CDS encoding ABC transporter permease; amino-acid sequence: MPSFLIKRLAQAVLVIWLVSLITFTVVNLAPGGPSILANMSFSEVERERIAADFGLDAPLHLRYLAWISSALRLDFGSSYQYSMPVGELIADRLPNTLLLGGAALLISVLVGIPLGVLSATRRYSVLDYLATTFSFFGLSIPAFWLGILLIMLFGVTLNWLPTGGLSASRGFDLLDRLTHLVLPASVLATVTLPNIVRYTRSSMLQVLGQDYVRTARAKGLVDRVVLYKHTLRNALFPVVTVIGLLVPQLLSGSVITEQVFAWPGMGRLAVQSALARDFPLVMGLSLVASILVVMTNLIVDMFYALLDPRVKLE
- a CDS encoding ABC transporter permease, which codes for MNTGIAGAITETPDEAAPGLRSGKALRRFLANPLSVAGACYLLLLIAVALLAPFLTPYDPITTDPINAFAPPSSEHWLGTDEVGRDVLTRLIFGARTSLAVGFLVMVLGVVTGTILGSLSGYYRGWVDSVIMRFTDAVMAIPLFFLLLSVLALFGTSPQAVIVVLGLTSWMGVARVVRSEFIRWREATFVEAASALGARARRIMLIHVLPQAIPSIIVAATLAVGIAILNESALSFLGLGIQPPQPTWGNMLMNSQQYIWTSPQLALYPGIVILLSVLSFNFVGDGLRDALDPTSR